A region of Fibrobacter succinogenes subsp. succinogenes S85 DNA encodes the following proteins:
- a CDS encoding SO_0444 family Cu/Zn efflux transporter: MNMVTDFVWEFITLFSEMAPFLLLGFLLAGILHVWVPNHLYVPKIAKSNFASVLWAAIFGVPLPICSCGVIPTSIAIRKEGASKGASVSFLISTPATGVDSILATYSLLGLPFAILRPVAAFVTALFGGVLTNFATRGETDRNESAGNAAAGVHCDLAKHEHHDHEHHHHDHEHHHDRDDDDHCECGERHHEHEHCGCCCEDDHDASAATFSDKVKETFRYGLVNMVGDVSKWLMIGLVLGALISAFVPNELFLALREYPILCMVCVLLLAMPMYTCATGSIPLALALVAKGITPGAALVLLMAGPATSIASMLVVGKAFGKRTLAAYLFSIAFGAMFFGFIVDTFFMDTFLSAMLPQGAADCHGHEALGVFDYVCAGLLAAFMLYAKFAHKGCDGHCGCGCGCGDSCKCADSCEDDHDHDHCECGESCGCHEHGEHDHHEHHHEHAEPVSKTYRVNGMNCSHCKVCVEKAVRPLDGVVFAEADVASKSLHVEWHDDDDIDVATLKTAVEEAGFEFAGEA, encoded by the coding sequence ATGAACATGGTTACTGATTTTGTCTGGGAGTTTATCACACTTTTTTCGGAGATGGCTCCGTTTTTGCTGCTTGGCTTTTTGCTCGCTGGAATTTTGCATGTCTGGGTGCCGAATCATTTGTACGTGCCTAAAATTGCAAAGTCGAATTTTGCATCGGTGCTTTGGGCGGCAATTTTTGGCGTCCCGCTTCCGATTTGTAGCTGCGGCGTGATTCCGACTTCGATTGCAATTCGCAAGGAAGGCGCAAGCAAGGGCGCTAGCGTGAGCTTCTTGATTTCGACTCCTGCGACGGGGGTGGATTCCATCTTGGCGACGTATTCGCTGTTGGGACTCCCGTTCGCTATTTTGCGCCCGGTGGCGGCGTTTGTAACGGCGCTGTTTGGCGGTGTGCTGACGAACTTTGCAACTCGCGGAGAAACGGATCGTAACGAATCTGCTGGGAATGCGGCTGCGGGTGTACACTGCGATTTGGCAAAGCACGAACATCACGATCATGAACATCATCACCACGACCACGAACACCATCATGACCGCGATGATGACGATCATTGCGAATGTGGCGAGCGCCATCATGAACACGAACATTGCGGTTGTTGTTGCGAAGATGACCATGATGCGTCTGCCGCGACATTCTCGGATAAAGTTAAAGAGACGTTCCGCTATGGCCTTGTGAACATGGTGGGCGATGTGAGCAAGTGGCTCATGATTGGCCTTGTGCTTGGTGCTCTGATTTCTGCATTTGTCCCGAATGAACTGTTCCTTGCATTGCGTGAATACCCGATTCTCTGTATGGTCTGCGTGTTGCTTTTGGCTATGCCGATGTATACGTGTGCTACGGGTTCTATTCCGCTTGCGCTCGCGCTTGTGGCGAAGGGAATTACCCCGGGGGCAGCTCTTGTGCTTTTGATGGCGGGGCCTGCAACGAGTATCGCTTCGATGCTTGTGGTCGGTAAGGCTTTTGGCAAACGCACGCTCGCTGCTTACTTGTTCTCGATTGCGTTTGGTGCGATGTTCTTTGGCTTTATTGTTGATACGTTCTTTATGGATACGTTCCTCTCGGCTATGCTTCCGCAAGGTGCTGCGGATTGCCATGGACATGAGGCTTTAGGCGTGTTTGATTACGTTTGCGCTGGACTCTTGGCAGCATTCATGCTGTATGCAAAGTTCGCGCATAAGGGTTGTGACGGTCATTGCGGTTGTGGCTGCGGTTGCGGAGATTCTTGCAAGTGCGCGGACTCTTGCGAAGATGATCACGATCATGACCACTGCGAATGCGGCGAATCTTGTGGATGCCATGAACACGGCGAACATGACCATCATGAACATCATCACGAACATGCCGAGCCCGTCTCTAAAACGTATCGCGTGAACGGCATGAATTGCAGCCACTGCAAAGTGTGCGTTGAAAAAGCGGTGCGCCCGCTCGATGGAGTCGTATTTGCCGAAGCCGATGTCGCGAGCAAGTCATTGCACGTGGAATGGCACGACGATGATGATATCGACGTGGCGACTTTAAAAACTGCAGTTGAAGAAGCTGGCTTTGAATTTGCCGGCGAGGCTTAA
- a CDS encoding ArsR/SmtB family transcription factor, whose protein sequence is MHKEPNTQNISLDTLFELSEFFKFFGDTTRIRVIHLLLSGEMSVSAIAEKLNLEQSVVSHQLRILRTANLVKPTRDGRKIYYSLDDEHIGEIFNTGLAHILHKKKV, encoded by the coding sequence ATGCATAAAGAACCGAATACGCAAAATATTTCGCTCGATACGCTGTTTGAACTGTCCGAGTTTTTCAAGTTCTTTGGCGATACGACGCGCATTCGCGTGATTCATTTGTTGCTTTCGGGTGAGATGTCTGTGAGTGCCATTGCCGAAAAGTTGAACCTTGAACAGTCCGTGGTGAGCCACCAGCTGCGTATCTTGCGCACGGCGAATCTTGTGAAGCCGACTCGTGACGGTCGCAAGATTTATTACTCACTCGATGACGAACATATCGGCGAGATTTTCAATACGGGGCTTGCTCACATTTTGCATAAGAAGAAGGTCTAA